The genomic DNA GACGTGCGGCGCCAGCTCGGCGAGCGGCAGGAGGACGAAGCGGCGCTTGTGCATCTCGGGGTGGGGGACCTTGAGCGATTTCGTCTCGACCACCTCCTGGTCGCAGAGCAGGATGTCGAGGTCGATCACGCGCGAGCCCCAACGCTTGCCCTTCACGCGTTTCCGCCCCATCGCCTTCTCGATCGCCTTCAAGCGCTTCAGGAGCCCGTCGGGCGGGAACTCGGTCTCGATCTCGATCACGCTGTTCACGAACCACGTCTTGGCGTCGCCGATCGGCTCGCTCTCGTAGAGCGAGGAGGCGCGGCTCAGCCGCGTGCCCGGCAGCTTGGACACGCGATCGACGGCCTCGAAGGTGTTCGCCTTGCGGTCGCCCAGGTTCGATCCGATCCCGATGTATACGCGATGAGGCATGGCGCTCGTCCCCACGAGCGTCGCGCGCGACGGCTAGAGGTGGAGCCCTCGCAGGCGCTCGACCGCCTCGCGCAGCCGCTCGCTCGGGCTGCACAGCGTGAGCCGGATGTATCCCTCCCCCGCGTCGCCGAACCCGTTGCCCGGGGTGACGACGACGTGCGCCTCCTCGAGGCAGCGGCTGGCGAGCCCGGCGGCGCTCAGGCCGCGCGGGACCGGCACCCAGACGTAGAACGTCCCGCCCGGCGGATCGCAGGCGAGGCCGACGTCGCGAAGGCCGCCGACCAGCACGTCGCGTCGCTCGCGATAGAGCG from Deltaproteobacteria bacterium includes the following:
- the folK gene encoding 2-amino-4-hydroxy-6-hydroxymethyldihydropteridine diphosphokinase — its product is MPHRVYIGIGSNLGDRKANTFEAVDRVSKLPGTRLSRASSLYESEPIGDAKTWFVNSVIEIETEFPPDGLLKRLKAIEKAMGRKRVKGKRWGSRVIDLDILLCDQEVVETKSLKVPHPEMHKRRFVLLPLAELAPHVVHPHLGQSVSALLASVKDDKRVTLLPRA